A region of Gracilinanus agilis isolate LMUSP501 chromosome 3, AgileGrace, whole genome shotgun sequence DNA encodes the following proteins:
- the LOC123239326 gene encoding zinc finger protein 420-like, whose protein sequence is MPLSVFHWALNDWSPVLALALFKGSVTFQDVDVDLTQEEWGLLDHSQKELYMEVLLENVQNLLSVDRGNLARHQRIHTGEKPYECQYCRKAFANWASLALHQRIHIGEKRYECKQCGKAFPWRGHLVLHQRIHTGEKPYECKQCGKAFTQRGSLAAHQRIHTGEKPYECKQCGKAFTWKGHLVLHQRIHTGEKPYDCKQCGKAFTRRGSLAAHQRIHTGEKPYACKYCGKAFTERGSVARHQRIHTGEKPYECKQCGKAFTQRGPLAKHQRIHTGEKPYECKHCAKAFTDRGHLARHQRIHTGEKPYDCKLCGKTFTDRGNLAKHQRIHTGERPYECKHCGKAFTHRGPLARHQRIHTGEKPYECKHCGKAFIQSGHLIAHQRIHTGEKPYECKHCGKAFIQRGNLAAHQRIHSGKKPYEYKQNGRTFTVRNNLSKHQKICTGEKPFCME, encoded by the exons ATGCCTTTGTCAGTATTCCACTGGGCTTTGAATGACTGGTCTCCAGTGCTGGCCTTGGCACTCTTCAAG GGGTCAGTAACATTCCAGGATGTGGATGTGGACCTCACACAGGAGGAGTGGGGCCTGTTGGACCattctcagaaagagctgtacaTGGAGGTCTtgctggagaatgtgcagaatctaCTCTCCGTGG ataGGGGCAATCTTgccagacatcagagaatccacactggagagaaaccttatgaatgtcaaTACTGCAGAAAGGCTTTTGCAAACTGGGCTTCTCTTGctttacatcagagaatccatattGGAGAGAAAcgttatgaatgtaaacagtgtggaaaggctttcccATGGAGGGGCCATCTTgttctacatcagagaatccatactggagagaaaccctatgaatgtaaacagtgtggaaaggctttcacacagaggggctctcttgctgcacatcagagaatccacactggagagaaaccttatgaatgtaaacagtgtggaaaggctttcacatggaAGGGCCATCTTgttctacatcagagaatccatactggagagaaaccttatgattgtaaacagtgtggaaaggctttcacacgaAGGGgctctcttgctgcacatcagagaatccacactggagagaaaccttatgcaTGTAAatactgtggaaaggctttcacagagagggGCTCTGTTgctagacatcagagaatccatactggagagaaaccttatgaatgtaaacagtgtggaaaggctttcacacagaggggccctcttgctaaacatcagagaatccacactggagagaaaccttatgaatgtaaacactgtgcaAAGGCTTTCACAGATAGGGGCCATCTTgccagacatcagagaatccacacaggagagaaaccttatgactGTAAACTTTGTGGGAAGACTTTCACAGATAGAGGcaatcttgctaaacatcagagaatccacactggagagagaccttatgagtgtaaacactgtggaaag gctttcacacataGGGGCCCTCTTgctagacatcagagaatccacactggagagaaaccttatgaatgtaaacattgtggaaaggctttcatacaGAGTGGCCATCTTattgcacatcagagaatccacactggagagaaaccttatgaatgtaaacactgtggaaaagcTTTCATACAGAGAGgcaatcttgctgcacatcagagaatccactctggaaagaaaccttatgaatatAAACAGAATGGAAGGACTTTCACAGTGAGGAATAATCTTTCTAAACATCAGAAAATCtgtactggagagaaacctttttgTATGGAGtga